A genomic stretch from Pontivivens ytuae includes:
- a CDS encoding paraquat-inducible protein A, with protein sequence MTRMVSAREAGLVACNRCELVHEASISHCERCGARLHSRKPFSLQRVWAWWVAGLIAYIPANLYPMLTTQQLGTVHSETIVGGVITLIELGSIGIAAIIFFASVVVPISKFLIIAFLAISVLRPSGMSAHSRLHLHHVIEFIGRWSMIDVFVVALLAALVQLGAAASVEPGPAAACFALSVAFTMLSAQAFDPRLIWDAPVRKEPAT encoded by the coding sequence ATGACCCGGATGGTGAGCGCGCGGGAGGCGGGGCTTGTCGCCTGCAACCGGTGCGAGCTGGTGCATGAGGCCAGCATCTCCCATTGCGAGCGCTGCGGCGCGCGGCTGCATTCGCGCAAGCCCTTCAGCCTGCAGCGGGTCTGGGCGTGGTGGGTCGCGGGGCTGATCGCCTACATCCCCGCCAATCTCTACCCGATGCTGACGACGCAACAGCTCGGCACCGTGCATTCGGAGACGATCGTGGGCGGGGTGATCACGCTGATCGAACTGGGGTCGATCGGGATCGCGGCGATCATCTTCTTCGCCTCGGTCGTGGTGCCGATCTCGAAGTTCCTGATCATCGCCTTTCTCGCGATCTCCGTCCTGCGGCCGAGCGGGATGAGCGCGCATTCACGACTGCATCTGCACCATGTCATCGAGTTCATCGGGCGGTGGTCGATGATCGATGTCTTCGTCGTCGCCCTGCTCGCGGCCCTCGTGCAACTGGGGGCCGCGGCGAGCGTGGAGCCCGGTCCGGCGGCGGCTTGCTTTGCGCTTTCGGTGGCCTTTACGATGCTGAGCGCGCAGGCGTTCGACCCGCGCCTGATCTGGGACGCCCCCGTGCGGAAGGAGCCCGCCACGTGA
- a CDS encoding paraquat-inducible protein A, with product MTLLACPACDLLHEVPDLDPGCRARCARCGQVIVSGRGGSVDRMLAGGAAVAVLIVFALFFPFLSIEELGLSNTTTLIDITMAFLEGWIAPLALATAAAIVGLPLLRVGLLFYALMPLRLGRPRLRHAAAAFRTAESLRPWSMAEIFILGTAVALVKVVDIAQVGFGPAFWAFCAAVLIIALERTVTDTAAIWSILDDRS from the coding sequence ATGACCTTGCTCGCCTGTCCTGCCTGCGACCTGCTGCACGAGGTGCCGGATCTCGATCCGGGCTGCCGGGCGCGGTGTGCGCGGTGCGGGCAGGTCATCGTCTCGGGGCGCGGCGGATCCGTGGACAGGATGCTGGCAGGCGGGGCGGCGGTAGCGGTGCTGATCGTCTTCGCCCTTTTCTTCCCGTTCCTGTCGATCGAGGAGCTGGGGCTGTCCAACACCACGACGCTGATCGACATCACCATGGCGTTTCTCGAGGGCTGGATCGCGCCGCTGGCGCTCGCGACGGCCGCGGCGATCGTGGGGCTGCCGCTCTTGCGGGTCGGTCTCCTCTTCTACGCACTGATGCCGCTGCGGCTGGGCCGCCCGCGCCTGCGCCATGCCGCGGCGGCGTTCCGCACGGCTGAGAGCCTGCGGCCCTGGTCGATGGCGGAGATCTTCATCCTCGGCACGGCGGTGGCGTTGGTGAAGGTGGTGGACATCGCGCAGGTGGGCTTCGGCCCGGCGTTCTGGGCGTTCTGCGCAGCCGTCCTCATCATCGCGCTGGAGCGGACGGTGACGGACACCGCCGCCATCTGGTCGATCCTGGACGACCGCTCATGA